A window of Perognathus longimembris pacificus isolate PPM17 chromosome 6, ASM2315922v1, whole genome shotgun sequence contains these coding sequences:
- the Ptcra gene encoding pre T-cell antigen receptor alpha — protein sequence MAQPWLLLLLPLGCPALPTEITSLLRLAQLGVGAPPLPPPAPPRALQVSGAPRTLVICLVLDAAPPGRHSPIWFSTGNGSALDAFTYGPAPAADGTWSSWARLSLSSEELAAWEPLACHAGALRTLPRPLPGHTPILKNSHSSPWLAGEASPARTCFQDDLRGTQSHALHLGAVRLLLCKLLLTDVLLTCHILLLPRRPHSCPAKTTHLPWPQGPKDPAP from the exons ATGGCTCAGCCCTGgctgctgctcctcctgcccCTCGGGTGTCCAGCCCTGCCCACAG aGATAACCAGCCTCCTTAGGCTGGCACAACTTG GCGtgggcgccccgcccctccccccgccggccccgccccgggcgctGCAGGTGAGCGGGGCGCCGCGGACGCTGGTGATCTGCCTGGTCCTGGACGCCGCCCCCCCCGGCCGCCACAGCCCCATCTGGTTCTCCACGGGCAACGGCAGCGCGCTGGACGCCTTCACCtacggccccgcgcccgccgccgacGGCACCTGGAGCAGCTGGGCCCGGCTCTCCCTGTCCTCCGAGGAGCTGGCGGCCTGGGAGCCCCTGGCCTGCCACGCGGGCGCCCTGCGGACGCTGCCCCGGCCGCTGCCCG GGCACACACCAATCCTCAAGAACTCACACTCTTCTCCTTGGCTTGCAGGAGAAGCTTCCCCAGCCAGGACTTGCTTCCAGGATGATCTCAGGG GGACACAAAGCCACGCCCTGCACCTGGGGGCCGTGAGGCTGCTGCTTTGCAAGCTGCTGCTCACAGATGTGCTGCTGACCTGCCACATCCTGCTCCTGCCCCGCCGCCCGCACTCATGCCCCGCCAAGACCACTCATCTCCCCTGGCCTCAGGGACCGAAGGACCCAGCGCCCTGA